A region from the Tigriopus californicus strain San Diego chromosome 9, Tcal_SD_v2.1, whole genome shotgun sequence genome encodes:
- the LOC131886587 gene encoding LOW QUALITY PROTEIN: retinal-specific phospholipid-transporting ATPase ABCA4-like (The sequence of the model RefSeq protein was modified relative to this genomic sequence to represent the inferred CDS: substituted 1 base at 1 genomic stop codon) — translation MLLQLQVQRDMCLETPGLATETDCEMIDNDLCLTVIEYRESEADILKESEQYQANMDLYNGEFYGGVVFRPDFDYGPDGQVPDLHYTMRFEPEYSNLETNLVFPIFQLSGPGYAASSYDEIVKFQNLIDLAYMEIASKQPLLPNTTRDLCRLPFMPSEQIMPYPAYLENNVAIFLGFMLPMFTILSFCFIVPPLMKRIVHEKQTGVKELMKLMGLPSWMHWVSWFLNAIITSLITILIIVLLVCVEWKPDTGRVFDYSDPFMIFIFFLIYAMPLILMLFAISTFFDSPNLALATGVIVHVLTFIGPATSINDEVYMTMAFGSKMALAIMPNVGLWWGIKILTIEEGKGSGLQWNTLFDRPEPSDPMTMGVVWAMLLADMLIYGLIIWYVDAVLPGKYGVEKKWYFPFQKSYWFPSQNKGGSMDLGKNPPDNACDDMIEDEPQGDPGIRVSKLMKTFRSLTGAPFTAVNGVSFSAFTGQITALLGHNGAGKTTTMSVLTGMYSMTGGQATIFGCDIASQMDRIRQHLGLCPQHNMLFTDLNVREHLLFFGMLKGLSRREANLDAAKYIKFLNLEAKTNELSSNLSGGMKRKVNLGIALIGNSQVVMLDEPTSGMDPEARRGIWDLLQLEKRHRTILLTTHFMEEADVLGDRILIMSAGQIKCSGSPMFLKRRFGNGYSLTMSRGPKCNIAEAREFIRAHISEAELKGQASGELIFQLPDDQSSKFPQLFGALNDEKDRLGVLNFGLSVTTMEDVFLKVGQMSEYTEDSQEMVDIDLADDRDQATSSAKSLTTKPRLTGRSLRHRELGGLLKKRIIYTWRRKILYIIMMLIPSLYGLICQLVVNDTKTPLAKFKPREFDMSNYPEPIVFASGSKDIPEARALSTTFKSLVFSGAEIIEANNLTETILQGGQENIAEYRGRYILAADFKPMPEFYFGDDCSSLTAKILTLDSVYNSVPNHARPLAKNLLSNTLLTYLEQNSTPSHTITTGSHPLPLNLKWRFEILSQEFISPYVFAYGVALPQGMGVLIAAFVIFPLLERVSGAKQVQLMTGLHPAIFWLSNILWDFLLYIVGMIIMMAIIFGLDREQTFLAGEAAGVTLLLIGLFGLGSVPMAYVFSYTCESAASGFALLIILNVLSGAIGPTGVWILRFFGDYNDTRGLVIASDVIRYIFTLFPAFPMSRSIMALVQIQEKNNLCDIGIKTDTLTAWXTMFATRPETLIPEANKNYAQCCQLPYVEDPGIAICGQTFPFGPIEITAPPCHTKNTVYTWDSLTGINVDLLILTANLVFYFALLVALELGIVSKVHQSWQQFFAQRHHNPNGRRSPALDEDVMHEQDRMQNLLDISAVQKDALMVHQLKKQFGVFTAVDGLSFGVHHGECFGLLGINGAGKTTTFKMLTGAESVDEGQAFLLGKSLKYQRREFLQQIGYCPQFDSIIEVLTGQEMLELFAALRGIPKSQTAEEIQKWMRFLQIDIYKDRQCGRYSGGNKRKLNVAMALIGDPQVIFLDEPTSGVDPVARRKLWDVITTIQRNGQSVILTSHSMEECEALCNRLAIMVNGQFQCLGQSTHLKNKFAQGFTILLKMNTKHLSEEESQNSTEQVKKILQTALSGTSIKDEHKDYIHFHIGDTNTTWEQLFRVMEDLKSRLSDVEDYSVSQTTLEQVFLSFAKKQMTEDSSDLGSVSRQFPDVS, via the exons ATGTTGCTTCAGCTTCAAGTGCAACGGGACATGTGCTTGGAGACTCCGGGCTTGGCCACGGAG ACCGATTGCGAGATGATTGACAATGATCTTTGCCTTACAGTTATTGAGTATCGAGAGAGCGAAGCCGACATTTTGAAGGAGAGTGAACAATATCAGGCCAACATGGATCTTTACAACGGCGAGTTCTACGGTGGAGTCGTGTTTCGGCCAGATTTTGACTACGGTCCCGATGGCCAAGTCCCTGATTTGCACTACACCATGCGCTTTGAGCCCGAATACTCCAATCTGGAGACCAATCTTGTGTTTCCCATCTTCCAGCTTTCAGGACCAGGATATGCGG CTTCGTCCTATGATGAGATTGTCAAGTTCCAAAACCTGATCGACCTGGCCTACATGGAAATCGCGTCGAAACAACCCCTCCTGCCCAACACTACTCGGGACCTTTGTCGCCTACCGTTT ATGCCGAGCGAACAGATCATGCCTTACCCCGCCTATTTGGAAAACAATGTGGCCATCTTCTTGGGATTTATGCTTCCGATGTTCACGATTCTGAGTTTCTGCTTCATCGTCCCACCTCTTATGAAGCGAATTGTCCACGAAAAACAAACCGGAGTAAAG GAGTTGATGAAACTTATGGGCCTACCCAGCTGGATGCATTGGGTGTCCTGGTTCTTGAACGCCATTATCACGTCGCTCATCACGATCCTGATCATAGTGCTCCTGGTGTGTGTGGAGTGGAAGCCGGACACTGGGCGTGTCTTCGATTACTCCGATCCGTTTAtgatcttcatcttcttcctcatttACGCCATGCCCCTGATTCTGATGCTCTTTGCCATTTCCACCTTCTTCGATAGTC CCAATCTGGCCTTGGCCACTGGAGTCATTGTTCACGTGCTGACCTTCATTGGCCCAGCCACCAGCATCAACGACGAAGTCTACATGACCATGGCCTTcgggtcaaaaatggctttggCCATCATGCCCAATGTGGGACTGTGGTGGGGGATCAAGATCCTCACAATTGAGGAGGGCAAAGGCTCGGGTCTCCAATGGAACACCTTGTTTGACAG GCCGGAACCTTCAGATCCGATGACAATGGGTGTGGTATGGGCCATGCTCTTGGCCGATATGCTCATCTACGGTCTCATCATTTGGTACGTGGATGCCGTGCTTCCAGGAAAATATGGcgtggaaaaaaaatggtacTTTCCGTTTCAA AAAAGTTATTGGTTTCCTAGTCAAAACAAGGGTGGTTCCATGGATCTGGGCAAGAACCCTCCGGACAATGCTTGTGATGACATGATTGAAGATGAGCCTCAAGGGGATCCAGGCATTCGAGTGAGCAAACTCATGAAGACGTTTCGATCGCTCACAG GCGCCCCTTTTACTGCAGTCAATGGCGTCAGTTTTAGCGCCTTCACGGGCCAAATCACAGCACTTTTGGGACACAATGGCGCCGGAAAAACAACCACGATGTCTGTTCTCACGG GTATGTACTCAATGACTGGTGGACAAGCGACCATCTTTGGGTGTGATATTGCTAGTCAAATGGATCGAATTCGACAACATTTAGGACTCTGTCCTCAACATAACATGCTGTTCACCGACCTGAATGTCAGGGAGCATTTACTATTTTTTGGAATG CTCAAGGGCCTTTCTCGGAGGGAAGCCAATCTGGATGCAGCCAAATACATCAAGTTCCTCAATTTGGAGGCCAAAACCAACGAATTATCCAGCAATCTCTCTGGCGGGATGAAACGGAAAGTGAATCTAGGGATTGCCCTCATCGGAAATTCGCAAGTCGTCATGCTGGATGAGCCCACGTCGGGCATGGACCCGGAAGCACGACGAGGAATTTGGGACCTCTTGCAATTGGAAAAGCGGCACCGGACGATTCTTCTCACCACGCATTTCATGGAAGAAGCTGATGTGTTGG GTGATCGAATCTTGATAATGAGTGCTGGACAAATCAAGTGCTCGGGCTCTCCCATGTTCTTGAAGCGACGATTCGGAAACGGATATTCTCTGACCATGTCCAGGGGACCGAAATGCAACATTGCCGAAGCCAGAGAGTTCATTCGCGCTCATATCAGCGAAGCCGAGCTGAAAGGTCAAGCCAGCGGAGAGCTCATTTTCCAACTCCCAGATGACCAGTCCTCGAAGTTTCCGCAACTCTTTGGAGCTTTGAACGACGAAAAGGACCGATTGGGTGTCCTCAATTTTGGCCTGTCAGTGACAACCATGGAAGACGTCTTTCTCAA GGTGGGTCAAATGAGTGAGTACACGGAGGATTCCCAAGAAATGGTGGATATTGACCTCGCTGATGATAGGGACCAAGCAACATCAAGTGCGAAGAGTTTGACCACAAAACCCCGGCTAACGGGTCGATCTCTGCGACACCGGGAATTAGGAGGCCTCCTCAAGAAAAGGATTATTTACACGTGGCGGAGGAAAATCCTTTACATCATCATG ATGCTCATTCCCTCATTGTACGGTCTAATTTGCCAACTCGTGGTCAACGACACCAAGACACctttggccaaattcaagcCTCGGGAATTCGATATGTCCAATTACCCCGAACCCATCGTTTTCGCCTCTGGATCCAAGGACATTCCAGAAGCTCGGGCTTTGTCTACGACTTTCAAGTCCTTGGTATTTTCCGGAGCAGAAATCATTGAAGCCAACAACTTGACGGAGACCATCTTACAAGGAGGACAAGAAAATATTGCCGAATATCGTGGCCGATACATCCTCGCAGCGGACTTCAAG CCTATGCCGGAGTTTTATTTTGGTGACGATTGCTCATCCCTCACGGCCAAGATCCTGACATTAGACTCCGTGTACAACTCGGTACCCAATCACGCAAGACCCTTGGCCAAGAATCTGCTGAGCAACACCTTGTTGACCTATTTGGAGCAGAATTCCACTCCCAGTCACACCATAACCACGGGCTCCCATCCCCTGCCCCTGAATCTGAAG TGGCGCTTCGAAATACTCTCCCAGGAGTTCATCTCTCCATACGTGTTTGCGTATGGCGTGGCTTTGCCCCAAGGCATGGGTGTCCTCATAGCCGCTTTTGTCATCTTTCCGCTTCTGGAGAGAGTGTCCGGTGCCAAACAGGTCCAACTCATGACCGGATTGCACCCGGCCATATTTTGGCTTTCCAATATCCTGTGGGATTTCCTTCTGTACATAGTGggcatgatcatcatgatggcCATCATCTTTGGCTTGGACCGAGAGCAAACGTTTCTCGCTGGTGAAGCGGCTG GAGTGACGTTGCTCTTGATTGGACTCTTTGGTTTGGGCTCGGTCCCCATGGCGTACGTGTTCAGCTACACCTGCGAATCCGCAGCCTCGGGATTTGCTCTgctcatcattttgaacgTTCTATCCGGGGCCATTGGTCCCACCGGGGTTTGGATCCTCCGTTTCTTTGGGGACTACAATGACACCAGAGGTCTGGTCATTGCTTCCGATGTGATCCGTTACATCTTCACCCTCTTTCCCGCTTTTCCCATGTCCAGATCGATCATGGCGTTGGTTCAA ATCCAAGAGAAAAACAACTTGTGCGACATTGGCATCAAGACGGACACCTTGACAGCTTGGTGAACGATGTTCGCTACTCGCCCCGAGACTCTTATTCCGGAAGCCAACAAAAACTACGCCCAATGCTGTCAACTTCCCTACGTAGAGGACCCTGGCATTGCCATCTGTGGACAGACTTTTCCATTCGGTCCCATTGAAATAACG GCCCCGCCTTGCCATACCAAGAACACGGTGTACACGTGGGATTCGTTGACCGGCATCAACGTCGATCTCCTCATCCTCACTGCCAATTTGGTCTTCTATTTTGCATTGCTCGTGGCCTTGGAGTTGGGCATTGTGTCGAAGGTCCATCAATCTTGGCAGCAATTCTTCGCCCAAAGACATCATAATCCCAATGGCCGAAGGTCACCGGCCTTGGACGAGGATGTGATGCATGAGCAAGACCGAATGCAGAATTTGCTGGACATTTCTGCCGTTCAAAAGGATGCCTTGATGGTTCACCAGCTGAAGAAACAATTCGGTGTCTTCACCGCAGTGGACGGCCTGAGTTTTGGAGTTCACCACGGCGAGTGCTTTGGCCTTTTAGGCATCAATGGAGCTGGCAAAACCACCACTTTCAA GATGCTGACTGGCGCTGAAAGCGTGGATGAAGGTCAGGCCTTTCTCTTGGGAAAGTCTCTCAAATATCAAAGGCGCGAGTTTTTGCAGCAGATCGGATATTGCCCGCAATTTGACTCGATCATCGAGGTTTTGACGGGACAAGAAATGTTGGAACTTTTTGCTGCCTTACGCGGCATCCCTAAAAGCCAGACGGCAGAGGAAATCCAGAAGTGGATGCGCTTCTTGC AAATCGACATTTATAAAGACCGTCAATGTGGCCGATACAGCGGGGGGAACAAGAGAAAGTTGAACGTGGCCATGGCATTAATTGGGGATCCTCAAGTGATATTTTTGGACGAGCCTACGAGTGGGGTCGATCCTGTAGCTCGAAGGAAACTTTGGGATGTCATCACTACCATTCAGAGGAACGGCCAATCGGTGATCCTCACCTCCCACAG TATGGAAGAGTGTGAAGCTCTTTGCAATCGCCTCGCAATTATGGTCAACGGACAGTTCCAATGCTTGGGGCAATCCACTCACTTGAAGAACAAGTTTGCTCAAGGCTTcacaattttgctcaaaatgaatACCAAACACCTGTCGG